The uncultured Carboxylicivirga sp. genomic interval TTGTCTTTTATTGTTCCGAACCTCAAATTAAAGCTACAGTAGAGGAAGAAACTAATACCGTAAATAATCAAAAGGTTACTTCATATTACTCATTAGTAACCGCCACTTCCGAAAACCGACTGTTAATACTTAATAAAGATGGTTTACCTGTTGAGATAATTACTACAGAACCAGATTTAACCTGGGCTAATCAAAAAGGCTTTAAAAAAGGTAACCGAGCCGATGCAGCCAAAGAATTAGAAAGTGCAAAAAAATCGTCGAGCGAAAAAGTAAGAAAAGGTTATTTTAAAGCTTTGACAAAAGCATACCAGGAAGAACTGGATAACAGATACAGCCATTTCCAACGCTTAGAAACCATGCGCGTTTTTTCAATAAAAGCAAAGAAATTTGATTATAACGATTTTAACGAAGCTACACAAACATTCGTCGATGCAACAAGTAGCTCTGACCTTAACTCTGAATCTAATATCGAAAAAATCAATGCTGCCATAAATATCTGGAAAGAGTATGAAAACCAATATCAACCAGGTAAAAAAACTAAAGTATGCGATAATAACATTGATGAGATCTATTTTAACCTTAGCATGGGATACCTTGCTCGTGGACAAGGTGAAGAATTAAAACAATACTGGAAAAAATGCCAGGCAATTAAAGGCAATTACACTGCCGAAGGCTATGCTCAGAACTATTTACCTAAGATGATAGAAAATTACAATATTTACTTAGTTAAAAAAGATGAACCTTTTAAACCATTGGATTTATCTAATCCTGAACAGAAATATAATAATATGATCCTTCTTAAAGGATTCCTTAATTTCTACTTTACGCAAAAACATGGTAACCTGGGCGTTATTGCTGATTACTTTCCTTCTCAACCTCAATACGTAAACTCTGTAAAAACAACTAAAACATATGATGAAGGAACCAAGGAAACAATCAAACAAACCTATGCTCCATATGGCAAATTAACCAATATGGTTTATACCGTTGAAGGTGGTATGAATGATGATAAAACCCGAACTTATCAATTTCATTATTCTAAAGATGTAGTTACTGAAGTTATCTTAAACGGTAATTCCAGATTGTTTGAAATAAGTTACGAAAACGGTGATATTTCACAAATACAGCATTTATATTCAAATAACAGAAAGATTGTGTATAAGTTCTCGAAAACAGAACCTGGTAAAACGGAGATTAAAATCACTATGGTTGATGGAGATAAGAGCCAGGAAAGTAAACGTGCTAATTGGATAAAATACGATGAAAATTACAATGTTACAGGCATGTATTTCTCACCTTTTAGTACACGCGAAATTAAATATGATTCAAATGGTAATATTATTGAATTAACAGCTTCCAATCTGGCTGATAATCTGGTAACAGCTCCATTCACTATCACTACTGATGAAAAAGGCAATGCTACCAAATCAGAAACCAAAGGAATGATAGCAACCAGTAGTTTTGAATATATATTTTAAAAGCAAATACTTATAATATAAAAAAACGGCAGCCCTATGGACTGCCGTTTTCTATATCTGGAAAGCTAATAATTAGCTTAATTTAATTAATGATTTACCTGTCATTGCAGCTGGTTGTTCAACACCCATCAACTGAAGGATAGATGGAGCAACATCAGCCAATACACCATTTGAAACTTCACCTTTTTGTTCAGTTACCCAAACAAATGGTACTGGGTTTAATGAGTGAGCTGTGTTTGGCGAACCATCAGCATTAACAGCATTATCAGCATTACCGTGGTCAGCAATAATAATAGCTTCGTAATCATTTGCTTTAGCTGCTTCAATTACGCTTTCAACACATGAATCTACTGCGCCAACCGCTTTTTCAATAGCTTCGTAAACTCCGGTATGTCCAACCATATCGCCGTTTGCAAAGTTCAAACAGATAAAGTCATATTTTTTGTTGTTTAACTCAGCTACCACTTTATCCTTTACTTCGTAAGCACTCATTTCTGGCTGCAAGTCGTAAGTTGCCACTTTAGGTGAGTTAACCAAAATACGATCTTCTCCTTCGAAAACAGCCTCGCGACCACCAGAGAAGAAGAATGTAACGTGCGCATATTTTTCAGTTTCGGCAATACGTAATTGCTTCAAACCTGCTTTTGAAACAACTTCTCCAATTGTTTCTTTTACGTTTTCTTTATCGAAAAGAATATGTAATCCTTCGAAAGTTGCATCATAAGGAACCATTGTACAATAGTGCAATGGAATAGTTTTCATACCATTCTCAGGCATATCTTTTTGAGTTAAAGCAATGGTTAACTCTTTAGCACGGTCGTTACGGAAGTTGAAGAAAATAACTACATCACCTTCTTCTATTTTACCGTTAACAGAAGTATTAACAATAGGCTTGATAAACTCATCAGTTACTTCAGCATCATATGAAGCCTGAATAGCATCTAATACATTAGTAGTTTCTGAACCAACACCTGATACCATTACGTCGTAAGCTTCTTTAACACGCTCCCAACGATTATCGCGGTCCATCGCGTAATAACGACCAGTAACAGTTGCAACAGCACCGGTTGATTTATCCATGTGATTCAATAACTCAGTCATGAAACCTTTACCACTGCGTGGATCAGTATCACGACCATCCATGAATGCATGTACAAATACATCATTTAAATCGTATGATTTTGCTACATCCAACAAAGTGTGGATATGATCCTGGCTACTGTGTACACCACCTTTACTCATCAAACCTAGTAAGTGTACTTTTTTACCGCTTTCTTTAGCGTAAGCATAAGCTTCAGACAATGCTTTGTTTTCAGCAATTGAACCATCAGCACAAGCACGGTTGATTTTTACCAAATCCTGGTATACCACACGACCTGCACCAATGTTTAAGTGACCTACTTCAGAGTTACCCATCTGACCGTCAGGTAAACCAACATTTTCGCCAGAAGCTTGTAATTCTGAATAAGGATATTTAGCTAATAATGAATCCCAGTAAGGAGTTTCTACTTGTGAAATTACGTCTGATTTGGATTTATCTCCAAATCCCCATCCGTCTAAAATGACAAGAATCGTCTTTTTACTCATGTTATGATATTTTATTTTTCTATATTCTTTTCTTTCTGTCTATTATAAAAAGCTGCGCAAAAATACTTAATTAGTATTCAATGTAAAAATGTACAGCCATTTAAATAACGATAGTTTTGCATTCAGAAGAAAAACAACTACAAATACCTTTGGTTTATTGTCGGTAATGATTTTAACGTTAATTCTTCTTAATAAAATATTGAATGAAGAGGCAAAAAAAATGAGCAAACAATTATAGTCTGCTCATCCTTAAACTCATATTTTAAAATTCACTTTCTTGCAAAAATCGGATACAGTAAAAAATACCGACTAGTTAAATAATACTTTCTAAAAACAGGGGCTTCAATCCATCCCAACTTCACAAAAATCGCCGTAATAATAAGTATTGTAAGCATTGTATTCTTAGATTTATTGGTTACTGTCTGGGTAGTAAAACGTCGATATAAATAGAAAAGTTTCAAGGTTTTATAGCAATTAAATTTAATTAACAGATGCTAACTTTTTTATTGAGAAGTAGATGAAATTATAGTAATAATGCGAATCAACAGTTGAACCCACTTTGGGGTTCTTTATAATACGTTCATATATCACGGGTTCCACCCGCGGCTATTCATATTAAATCCTTTCAGAATTTATAAATGTTCGAAGGACATTAACAATAATAGCCCCGTGCGGAGCGCGGGGAGTATCGTTTAAAAAAAGTACAACCCCGGAAGTGGGTTGAATAGTAATTATTAAATAGTTTGGACTATTATTCCCAATCAACTCAAACTTCTGCCTTCTGGCTATATTACTAATCAACCAACAATATTTTAATACCTCAACTAACATTACTATTTTCA includes:
- the gpmI gene encoding 2,3-bisphosphoglycerate-independent phosphoglycerate mutase; translated protein: MSKKTILVILDGWGFGDKSKSDVISQVETPYWDSLLAKYPYSELQASGENVGLPDGQMGNSEVGHLNIGAGRVVYQDLVKINRACADGSIAENKALSEAYAYAKESGKKVHLLGLMSKGGVHSSQDHIHTLLDVAKSYDLNDVFVHAFMDGRDTDPRSGKGFMTELLNHMDKSTGAVATVTGRYYAMDRDNRWERVKEAYDVMVSGVGSETTNVLDAIQASYDAEVTDEFIKPIVNTSVNGKIEEGDVVIFFNFRNDRAKELTIALTQKDMPENGMKTIPLHYCTMVPYDATFEGLHILFDKENVKETIGEVVSKAGLKQLRIAETEKYAHVTFFFSGGREAVFEGEDRILVNSPKVATYDLQPEMSAYEVKDKVVAELNNKKYDFICLNFANGDMVGHTGVYEAIEKAVGAVDSCVESVIEAAKANDYEAIIIADHGNADNAVNADGSPNTAHSLNPVPFVWVTEQKGEVSNGVLADVAPSILQLMGVEQPAAMTGKSLIKLS